In Ahaetulla prasina isolate Xishuangbanna chromosome 6, ASM2864084v1, whole genome shotgun sequence, a single window of DNA contains:
- the RAP2B gene encoding ras-related protein Rap-2b, which yields MREYKVVVLGSGGVGKSALTVQFVTGSFIEKYDPTIEDFYRKEIEVDSSPSVLEILDTAGTEQFASMRDLYIKNGQGFILVYSLVNQQSFQDIKPMRDQIIRVKRYEKVPMILVGNKVDLEGEREVSFGEGKALAEEWNCPFMETSAKNKASVDELFAEIVRQMNYASQPNGDDQCCSSCVIL from the coding sequence ATGCGAGAATACAAAGTGGTCGTGCTTGGCTCTGGCGGGGTGGGCAAATCCGCTCTCACCGTCCAGTTTGTGACGGGCTCCTTCATCGAGAAGTACGATCCAACCATCGAGGACTTTTATCGCAAGGAGATCGAGGTGGATTCCTCGCCGTCGGTACTGGAGATCCTGGACACGGCCGGCACGGAGCAGTTCGCCTCCATGCGGGACTTGTATATCAAGAACGGGCAGGGCTTCATCCTGGTTTACAGCCTGGTGAACCAGCAGAGCTTTCAGGACATCAAGCCCATGAGGGATCAGATCATTCGGGTCAAGAGGTACGAGAAGGTGCCCATGATCCTGGTGGGCAACAAGGTGGACTTGGAAGGCGAGCGGGAGGTCTCGTTCGGGGAAGGCAAAGCTCTGGCCGAGGAGTGGAACTGCCCCTTTATGGAAACTTCAGCCAAAAACAAAGCCTCGGTGGACGAGCTCTTTGCCGAGATCGTCCGGCAAATGAACTATGCTTCCCAACCCAACGGGGACGATCAGTGCTGCTCTTCCTGTGTTatcctctga